The Paenibacillus spongiae nucleotide sequence ACGTTTATCCGGAGGGATGAGAAATATTTTGATGCCGCGGAATCGATTAAAGGTTCGAAATGACTCAAGTTGATCTTAAGAATGAAACATAACCAGCTGCACTAGCTGAATGATCTTAAGTCCCTGCTATTCCAGGTTTCTTGAATCCAGCACTGTTCTTCCTGCTTTACCAGGGGTGCCGTCCTTATCGTTCAATTTATAGCTCAAGATTGCCAGTCGGCATTCTTTTTGCTTATAAGGCGAGGTTGATTCGAATATATGGGCGGATTTTCATAATCTTCATGAAAGCGGACGACCTTAAAGGGATAGGCGCAAAACGTTATGAAATCAAGGCTTTGGCGGGATTGGCAAGGTTGGATCGGCTGTGCGGAAGGCACAATAATTCCGTTTGAATTCACCCCGTCATTCCACTATAATACAGGTTGGACGTTCGGCGACGGATCATACATTTTCATCACATACAACGAAGAAAGAAGGGATCTCCATGGAACTATGGTACACCGAGAAGCAAACCGACAGCTATGGCATCACAGCCAAGATTAAAGAGACTTATGTCAGCGAACAAACTGACTTTCAGAAGCTCGATATGATCGAGACCGAAGAATTCGGCACGATGCTCGTGCTGGATGGCATGGTGATGACGACAGATAAGGACGAATTTGTCTACCATGAGATGGTTGCCCATCCGGCTCTGTATACGCATCCGAATCCGAAACACGTGCTTGTCGTAGGCGGCGGCGATGGCGGCGTAATCCGCGAAGTGCTGAAGCACCCGCAGGTCGAGAAGGCCGTGCTTGTGGAGATCGACGGCAAAGTGATCGAGTACTCGAAGAAATATCTACCGAATATAGCGGGCGACCTGGACAACCCGCGCGTAGAAGTGATCGTGAACGATGGCTTCATG carries:
- the speE gene encoding polyamine aminopropyltransferase, translated to MELWYTEKQTDSYGITAKIKETYVSEQTDFQKLDMIETEEFGTMLVLDGMVMTTDKDEFVYHEMVAHPALYTHPNPKHVLVVGGGDGGVIREVLKHPQVEKAVLVEIDGKVIEYSKKYLPNIAGDLDNPRVEVIVNDGFMHIHDHKNSYDVIMVDSTEPVGPAVNLFTRGFYQGIYEALKDDGIFVAQTDNPWFKADLIESVNRDVKEVFPIVRVYWANVPTYPSGLWTFTMGSKKYDPLEVDEASIPEIDTKYYTPRLHKAAFVLPKFVEDLVK